DNA sequence from the Hyalangium minutum genome:
CAGCCAGACCATCCGCCTGCTGGAAGCCCGGCTTGGAGCGCGGCTGCTGAACCGCACCACGCGCAGCCTGGCGCCCACCGTCACCGGAGAGCAGCTGTACAGGCGCATCGCGCCTCTTCTCCGAGAGATGACCGAGGCGGTGGCCGAAGCCAGTGCAGCGGCCGGGCGAACGCGCGGCACGCTGCGCATCAACACGCTGGGGATGGCCGCCCGCCAGGTCATCGCGCCACGGCTGGGCCGGTTTCACCGCGCGCACCCGGAGGTGGCACTGGACATCGTGGTCGACGATGCGCTGAGCGACATCGTCGCCGGCCGCTTCGATGCCGGCATTCGCGTGGGCGTACGTCTGGAGAAGGACATGGTCGCCGTGCGCTTGACGCCGGACGTGAAGATGGTCGCCGTGGCGTCCCCTGACTACCTCGCGCATCGCGGCATCCCGCGCACCCCCGGTGACCTGCATGGCCACGCGTGCATCAACTGGCGACTCCAAGTCGATGGACGTGCCTACCGCTGGGAGTTCGAGAAGAGGGGAAAGCGGATCGAGCTCGCGGTCGATGGCCCGCTGGTCACCAACAATGCCGATGTCGGCGTTGCCGCGGCGCTGGAAGGGCTGGGCATTGCCTATGCGTTCGGCCACGAGGGCGTGGACGAGTACCTTGCCCGAGGAGAGTTGGTCCGGGTGCTCGCGGACTGGTCGATCGCACGACCAGGGCTGTTCCTGTACCACCCCAGCCGACGCCACTTTCCGGCTGCGCTGCGCGCCTTCATCGACTGCATGCTGGACAAGGACATGCCCGCACCGTGACCCGGATGGCGCTCACGCCAGCTCGAACACCACGTCCTGTGCGCCTTCCCACAGCTCCAGCTCGGCTCAGGGCGCGCGCGTCGGACAGCTCCAGCTCGGGCGCCGCGTACAGGTCCACCTCGGCACGGGGGACATACCGTAGGACTCTCCAAGTCCTATTCAACTACCCGCCCTCTGCGAGCATGAACTTTCCAAGTCGGTGCGTGCCAGAAGACTTCGTAGGTCATAGGCTGGGATGGCATGGGACTTGTTAGGTCCTAAAATCTCGTCTGACGTATTGGTGTGTGCGCAACCTGTCCCGGGGAACTTGCGATAACTCCGATCACTCGGGCTGTGCCCGGGAGGCCCCATGACCCATCACGCCAACTCTTGGCGCCTTAGGTGTGCTCTCCTGATCTGCGCCAGCCTGTTAGCCGGTGTGGGCTGTAGTTCGACGCAAGCTGCCCATCAGGGCACCGGCGGATCGGGCTCTGCGGATGGGGCTGCCGCATACGTGCAGGAAACCGCGCAGCGCGGGGATTCCATCGCGCAGGCTGCCCCCGCCCAATGCGGCCCGTTTGACAGCACCGTTTCCTGCTGCCTTAAGCAGCACCCGGGCGAGTTCGGACGCTGCGGGGCTATAGACCCTGGGAAGGCCCCCACGCGGGCACCCAAGCAAGCGCCCCGGACGGATCCGAATCCGTACCCGCCCCCCACTACGGATCCGTACCCGCCCCCCACGGATGCAGCCCCTCCCGACAGACGGAAGAGGGATCAGCAATGCCGCGAGTATTGGAATCAGTGCATCGCGCTCGGAGGCGAGTACGAGAAGCGCGGGCAGCATGGCCGCACCATCTGCGCGTCCTGCTACGACCAGTGCATGGGGCTGGGCTACTGGCCCAAAGAGGTCAACGACTTTGAATGTCTCGGAGGCTTCTAGCCGTGGCCCTCCTTCGTTGGGAATGGTGGAACAAGGTTGCCGAGGAACGCCAGTGGCTCACCCTCGGAATGAGCTTCGCAGAAGTGCCTTTTGACGCCTACGTGGCCGCGCTCAAGGATCTAGAGCGACAGTTTGCACGAGAGGCGCGAACTCCTGGCGAACGCCTGCACCTCAAGCGCCTGACGGCAGAGGACGCATTGAACGCGGCATTCAGGATGGATCGCCCATGGAAAGACTTTGGCCCGTGGCTGCGCAGGCTCAAACGGCTGGGCTTCCCGAATCTCTGGAGCCGCTATCAGATCTCGACGATCTATGTGCAGTCCTTGCACAACTTCCCGGAGCAAACCCGAGACGCTTTTGAGATGTTGGCGGACACAAGGCGCAGGGTCTTGAGGCGACGCAAGGATCGTTCTTCGCGCCAACAGATGCTTGACGGGATCGAGCACGCCCGACGCGAGGCAGCACAATACGGCATCCAGCCGCCCGCGAAATCGAAGCGGTAGGGCACGGGAAACGCCCGCACAATCCCAGCTCGGCCCCATGGGCGCGCGCGGCGGACAGCTCCAGCTCGGGCCGGTGGCGCTCGCCAGGACGGCAGCCATCGTCGCCGCTCCGGTCGCGGGAGGGACGGCCCTTCGCCTCATCGACTCGGGCCGCCCCCCGCACAGATCTCCGGCCCCCTTCTCGTACGCCAACACCCTGAAGCCTGCCTCCACACCTCAAGCACGCCAACACATCCAGGGCGAACGTCCTTTTCTGCAGCCCGGCCCAGTCCAAACCGGGGGTGCGCTCCTTCCAAAGGCTCCTCCACCCTCGCGGCAAAGGCGGGGCTCTCCTCCGTAAGCCCCGGCTCCGCCCCTGCTTGAGGGAGCAACGTCCCCGGCCTCGGACGTGCAGTCAGAGCATCGGGAGCTCGGGCCTGGGCTCGGAGGCAAAGGCCTCGTCGATGAGCGAAATCTCCTCCCGCGTGAGTCGCAGGTCCGCGGCCCCCGCATTCTCCTCCACGTGCGCCACGCGCGAGGCTTTGGGGATGGCGAAGAGCGAGGGGCGCCGGGTGACGAAGGCGAGCGCCACCTGGCGGAGGGTGGCCCCGTGGTTGCGCGCGACCTGGACCAGCGCGCGCCCCCTGGGTGACGAGGGAGACGGGAACTGGCCGTGGCCGAGGGGGCTGTAGGCGACCATCGACACCCGGTGGTCCTCGCACCAGGGGAGGACGCGGTACTCGGTGGTGCGCTCCTCCAGGTTGTAGAGCACCTGGTTGCAGGTGATGCGCCCCTCGCCCGTGAACCCGAGCGCCTCCTCGAGGTCGTCCACGTCGAAGTTGCTCACGCCCCAGCTGCGAATCTTCCCCTGGTCCACCAGCCGGTCGAAGGCGCCGAACGTCTCCTCCAGGGGATACTTCCCCCGCCAGTGCAGCAGGTAGCAGTCCAGCCAGTCCGTGCCCAGGCGCTCCAGCGAGCGCTCACAGGCGCCCAGGGTGCCGCGGAAGCTCGCGTTGGAGGGCAGCACCTTGGAGACGAGGAAGACCTCGTCGCGCCGGCCGGAGATGGCCTCCCCCACCATCTCCTCCACCGCGCCGGAGCCGTACATCTCCGCGGTGTCCACGTGGGTCATCCCCAGATCCAGCCCTCGGCGGAGCGCCCGGATGGCCTCCTCCCGGTGGGCCTGGTCCAGGTACCAGGTGCCCTGGCCCAGCACCGGCACCTGCCAGCCGGTGGGGCCCCACGCGTGCGTCCTCATGCGGTACCTCCTCGTTGCCCGCAAAGGTTGGGCACGCCGCTCCCTCCGTGCAGGCGGAGGCCGTCACGACCCAGCGAGGGCTCACCGGTCCCGAGGCAGAGCCGCTCTGGCCGCCGGGCCGGGCCGGACGGACCTTCAGGCGGAAGGGACGGACGCTGGCGCCGGCGTGGCCGCCGGTGAGGAGGGCAGGATGCGCAACCCCCGGGTCGAGCAGTACAGCACCACGGACACCCGCCGTGCAGAGGGCTTCGCGGACGCGGTCTTCGCCATCACCATCACCCTGCTGGTGCTCGAGCTGCGTCCACCCGAGGTCCCGCCCGGCCAGCTGCTCGCCGGGCTGCTGCATCAGTGGCCGTCGTATCTCGCCTACGTGACGTCCTACCTCTACATCGCGGTCATCTGGCTCAACCACAAGCACGCCTTCCTGCGCATCCGCTCGATGAACCGGGGGCTGCACTGGGCCAACCTCGGAATCCTCTTCACGACCGCGCTGCTGCCGTTCGCGACCGGGGTCCTGTCGAAAGCGGTGCGGGAAGGCGATCCGGCCGACGAGCGGACGGCCGTGGCGCTCTACTCGCTGGTCGGCGCGTTCCTGTGTGGCACCTGGGTGGTGTTCTTCCGCTACCTCGGCCACCACCCGACCCTGCTCGACGAGGGAGTCCCCGCGGAGTTCTTCATCCAGGAGACCACCCGCGCGTGGCTGGGGGTCATCCTCTACGCCGCCGCCGGGGCGTTCGGCTACCTCGTCGCCCCGGTCATCGCGCTGGTGCTCTTCCTCGCGGTGCCGACCTTCTACGCCATCACCAGCCACGGGCTCTACGAGCTGGGCATCGTGTTGCGTCGGCGTCGCTGACGCTCTCTCTGCCGAAGGCCCTATTGCGGCGGACATCCGCCGCGCTGATTTCGGTTGTGCTCACCGTTCCCGCAGCTCCTGGGGAGAAGCCCATCATCAATCTACATCCCGGTTTCCAAAGCCAAACGAGAGTCCCTATATGTTTCTGGGGCTTTCGTGGGCGCACAAAAGCATCGCGGCAATTCAGGCTTCAAGACATCAGTTGGCTACTTACAGCCATGTAGGCATATGGCTTTCCGACAAGGAGAGCCACGAGCGGTCAATCAAGCAAGATCTTGAAGAGCCTTTGATGCAGCTTGCAAAGAAGCTCAACAAGAAGACCGCGCAAACTAAACGCGGTCCCGAATGGGGTAGGCTTCTGTTTGTGCAAACATGGATTGCGTCCGAGTTTGACCGCATAAGGCGTGATCAGCTTGAACGATTCAACAATGAGCTTTTCGCCTCCAGTGGCTTGGGCGCAGCGCTGCTGGTGAGTCGAAAATGGGATGCCTTGAGGCTAAGGCATAATTGGATTGTGCATCCAATCTTGCCGCATAGTCGGCAATCGGACTTGTGGGAACTCCTCTCCCGTGTAAGCCAATCGGGTAGCGAAGTTTTGGTGCCACAAGTTACAGTGTAAATCGATGGGGCACTCATTACGAAACGGCTCGTGTCGTGAGCCACTCGCCGACGGGTTACGCCGTCGGTCGGCCCCGCGGCTACTTCAGCGCGTCGGCGAGAGTCGGGATCTTGCTCGCCTTGCGTGCCTGCTCGACCTCCGCGAGCTGCTTGTCGGTCAGCTCGACGTGCGTCCAGCGTTAGCCGCTGATCACCTTCCCGGACTGACCGTCCTTCGGGGGAGCTGCTTCGGGTAGACCTCGCAGCGGATCAGCAGGTGGGTTCCCGCCTGCCGCTCGTCGAAGAACTTCTTCAGCGCGGCCGGGTTGGCGAACTCGAGTTCGTCAGCGCCGACGAGGGTCATCAGGAACGACTTGAAGCGCCCGCCGCCGCCCTTCTTCTGATCGCTCAGGTTCTCGACATAGTCGACGGTCTCGCTGACTCGGCTCGGGGCCTCGCCGCCCGGAAGGGGCTCGGACTCGCGAACCTTCAGCTCGCCGATCGCGCTGTCGCCCTTGAAGCCCTCCTTCGTGCGGATGACCTCCACGGCGAGCAGGTAACGACCGAAGCGGGGATAGCGGCCCCCCGCGGCAGCGGGCGCGGTCGCGATCTTCGTCAATGCACTGTTCACGTTGCTTGCTTCCTCTCTTTGGGTGAGTGCCAGCGACGCGGGCTTGCGACCGCTGGCACACGCCTAAATTGGTGCGCTTGCGGCGCGTGGCTCAGACTTCCGCGAGTGGCTCAGATGATGGAATCTTCCTAGATAGGGAAGTGTCCCTTCAGCCGATTACCTCACCGCTATTGGTTTCGGATACCATGTGGCATCAAAAAGCAACTAACGCCAACGAGAGGTCGCAATGGAGAATCCCGCAAGGACGATATTCAACTCGATCAACACTGATCAGGATGTGGGACGCCTGATCAGGACGCAGGTGGAAGATCTTTATGTTGACTTCAAGACCAAGCAAGATCACGCCATTTCGGACGTAGATCAACATCTCCAAGCAGTGCTTTCCAAGGCAATTGCGGGATTCGCCAATGCCGATGGAGGAGTGATTGTCTTAGGTGTCAATGCCCCCCAAGGGCAGCCGCCTTCCTTGAAATTGATCGCGCCACTTAATGACTTCGAGCAGGAAGTTAACTCGTATATTCCTCGCTCCACTTCCTTTCCTGTCGCAGGGGCGGAAACGAAAAAGGTCCCTTTCCAAGGACAAGCAGGCGGCGTGGTGTTGGTGTACGTCCCCAAAAGCGACCTTGCGCCGCACTGTAGCATGAAGGATCGCCGTTACTATCAACGGATCGGCGACTCGTTCTTGCCGATGGAGCACTACCAAATTGCAGACATGTTCGGACGGCGCCACCAACCGCGGCTCGTTCCCTATGTTGAGGCTAGCCGCGATATCAACTCCCGTGGAGGGATGGAGTTGATCGTTGGCGTCAAGAACGTTGGAGTGGCGATCGCTAGATACGTCTATTTGTCCGTGGAGGAGCGTGCACAATTTTCGTTTTCAGATTACGGCATTAGCGGCAACGGCCATTGGGGCTTGCCGCCCTTTGTTGGCGGGAGCCGGCTAAGTGAATATCGAGGTGGTGTTGATCATGTTATTCATCCCGGAGTTGCCCTGCCTGTCACAAAGATGAGAGGTGCCGTCAGGGTTGATACCCCGGCCACTTTGTTGGAGGAGTACTCACAGATTACAATTGCTGGTCGTGTCGTTGCAGAGGGGGCCGTGTTGAAAAACTGGCGTGTGTTTCTTTCTAGAGCACAGATACAGCAAATTCTTAGCGGGCCCAACCAATCGGTGGTCCTTGATAGTATACTGACTTGATTCTTAATGGACTTGAACCTGGAGTGATCGTCGGCCCGCGCTAGAGCGCGGGCCAGTCGTAACTCGCGAAGCAAAGCTTTTGCGGCGTGCCTTCGGTCTGCTCAATGAAGCGCGCGAAGTCTCGAGCCTTGCGGAAGGCTTCGATCAGCTCGTCGGTGTGCTGATACAGCTCGACCTCGACCTCGACCTCGACCTCGTCGGCGAGTTGCCCTTGACGGTGACACCGCCCGATCGCCTGTTCCCACGCGGCGCCGTCGGCGGGCGGGTTCACGAAGAGCATCCGCGAGAACGCGGTTAGGTTCTTCCCCGTGCCATGCGCCCGAAGGGACGCTACGATCGACCGCTTGCCGTTCTCGCGGATGCTGGTGCTCAGCCGCTCAAGCGAGGAAACCTGCGGCTAATGCACGGGCATCAGATCGCGAAGGTGCTTCCTAAGCATCACGCCGCGAAGGTCGCCGACGAGTGGGGAGTTCCCGGGCTCACGGTCGCCGTCGGGCACTCTCACCGGCCGGGGATGCACGTTCGGCCTGGCCGCGAGGGCAACTGCCGGGCGATCGCGGTCGGCGCGGGCCGCACGCTGGATCCCGACTGGGTGAAGGGGCGCCCGAGAGGATGGAGAACGAGCTGCTCGTCGCGTATCTCCTGCCGACTGGGCACGTCGCGGCTTACAGCGTGCGGCTCGTTAGGGGCGCGTTTCTCTGGGGGGTAAGGTCTACCGCTGAGCCGCGGTCGAGAAAGCGTCTCGCAGTCAAGTCGTGACCGAAGCTAACAGCCCGGGTGGGGCTTCCTGATCTGGTCTGCGGTGCCCCTGCGCGCTCGCAGAACCTGCTACCGTTCGCCCAATTCAGGAGGTCACCTTCATTTGAGCCAACCTGCTAGATTGGCCCTTGTGCTCGCGGTCGTGTGGGGAGCTGCGGCACGAGGAGAGACGCCTTTGAGCAGTCGTGCGAAGCGAGAGCGGCCTGTCGCAGTCGTCGGCAAAGCCGACGAGCCTCTGCCCGAGATCCACGTCGCGCCGGACGCGATCACGCTGCTTTGGTTTCCTGCCGACATCCAGCGGAAGACGCTGACGGTTGACGAGTCGCGGATCCGGGTGCTGGACACAGGCACGCGCTCGATCATCGTCCAAGCTGTGCCCGACTACCGGCTCGAGGAGCGGCACGAACTCGGGGTCTTCTTCGCCGACGGGCAGGCGCCCGCTCGGGCCGCGTTTGCGCTCGTCATGGACCCCGCAGAAGTCGACACGCGGATCGACGTGCAACGCCCCGAGCTGCCGACCGGCCCCTGTCCGGCCGAAATGCAGCGCGCCGCCCCCCGACCCGAAGACTTCGTGCTGAAGGGCTTCGTAAACGCGCGCGGCATCCCGACAGTCGTCGTCCCGAAGGTTGCGGACAGCGAGCGGGGCTTTTCGTCGGAACCCGGTGTCTCCTATCGCGGCAATGGGTGGGCGATAGTGGAGGTGTGGATCCGCAACCTGTCCGGTCGGTCACCGTGGACGCCGCGCGACGTGGTGCTCAAGGACAAGGCGGGAGAGAATCTGCACGCGCGCCTTGTGACGGACGCCAAAGGCCCGGTTGCTCCGGGGGATCGCGTGCGCGTGCTCGCCGTTCTCGACCGAGCGGCCCCGAGCGTTGGGCCTGTCGTCGTCCTGGAAGTGCTCGGGGATGACAATCGCAGCTTCGTGATTCCCCGTGTGACACTTCCGATGGAGGGAAAGCCATGATCGCGCGCCTTATCCGGCTGCCGTGGGGCGCCGTTATCGACGGCTGGCACGTCCTGAAGGAACTCGGCGACGGCGGTTTTGCTGTCGTCTACCTCGCCGAGAAGAATGGGCAGCGTCGGGCGATCAAGGTGGCGCGGCACCGTGACGCCAGCGGGGACGACAAACAGACACACGCTCGATTGAAGCGCGAATTGACGGTTCTTTCGATGCTGGACCATCCGAACATCGTCGAGCTTTGTGGCCATGGGTACGCGGAAGCGGGCAATTTCTACCTTGCCCTTGAGTATGTGGACGGCTGGACGCTCGGCGAGTGGAAAGAGCGCAAGCACCCCACCTTTCACGAAATCTTGAGCGTCTTTGTGAAGATCGCCGAGGCCCTGCTCTACATGCACAGCCGGGGCATCCTTCACCGAGACTTGAAGCTCGCTAACGTGGTGATCCGGAAGAGCGACGGCAAGCCGATCATCATCGACTTTAGCTGCGCGACCTACACGCAAGCGGCGGACCTGACCGAGAGCGGATTGCCTCCCGGAACGGATCGGTTCCGCGCGCCCGAGCAGTTCAAGTTCCTGCGCGAGCACAGAGACGAGCACCGGGCACGGTACGCCTTCCAGGTGGCCGACGAGATCTTCGCAGTCGGCGCGATGCTCTACGAGCTGCTGACGGATCCGCGACCGACAGAAGCGCGCGCGCGGGAGACTCTGAACAACCCCTTCGACCCGCCTGCACCCGCGAGAGATCTGAATGCTCGCGTTCCCGAAGCGCTCAGCGACCTAGTCGAGAGCATCCTTTCGCGCGATCCCAACCTGCGACCCGTCGATACCGAGGCACTTCGGCGCGAGCTGGCCGAGCTTGAGGCAGATCCGGGAGCTGACTACCAAGCGCCCGCGCATCCCCCGTCAGAGCAGCGGCAGCCCCAGCCGGTCGGTCAGAAACCGGGCCGATGGAGCAAGCTGCGTGCGTTGGGCGGCAGGGTGGTTGCCGACGTTCGCCGCTTGGGGAAGGTGCTCGCGGCAGGCGCGGTTGCTGCTGTCGTGCTCGCTGCTGTCGTGGCTCTCTGGATGCTCCCCAGTGCGCAGACGCTCCCAAGCGCCGCGCCTGCCGCCCGTCACACCTGCCCCTGATATGTCACCTGCCCCCGCGCCTGTGGTGGTCACAGGTCCGGCCCTCGCCCCAGAACAAAAGGAAGGTGCAACAGTGAAGACACAGCCACCCGAAGCCCCGAAGCAAGCACGCAGCTCGCGCGAGCGCGGGCAAAAGGCTCCCCCAAGCGCGGACGTATGCAAGGGGCTGTCGCTAGCCGCTGCCTTCGCTCTCGGGTGCACCGGGGTTCCCGTCAAGCCCGATCCGTTTACCTGCCCCGAAGGCGCTCAGCGTGCGATGCGCGAGCTTCACTGGAACGACGGCGATCGCTTGAGTCTTCTGATCGACGACCGGCACGGGGTGGAGGAGAACCTTTGGTTGCGCCCGGGTGACACGGTCGTCGGGGTTGTTCCGGAGTACGCGCGCGGGCAGAAGGCAGCCCCTCCAGGAACACGCTTTCTCGGGGGGAAGGTGTACGTCGTGCCCGAGAAGACGGCGAGCGGTCACCCGGGTCGAATCATCGTGAAGTACGAGCGCGTGAAGCTGCCGCGTCAAGACGAACTGCCCGTCTGCTTTGTCGTCGACACGACCGCCGACGAGTTGAAAGACGGTGCCGGTAGAACCGCGAATGGCGACGCTGGACTCGCGGTCGACTGGTGGCCTTGAGAGTACCCCCGCAGGTTGACCTAGCGGGTAGGCGGTCAAAATCGGCCGGTTTTGAGCGGGACGCTATCCGACCTAGCAGGGCGTTCAAACCGGCCCCATCTAGTGGGTAAGTAAGCTTGTCTCGCGCTGGCATGGTGCCCGCGCGATCGAGAGGAGGATCGAGCATGTCAGCAATCGAGTTCAGGCTTCCCAAGGGGGCGATTCTGTTCTCCAAGGGCGGGTTTTCTTACGAGTTCCGCGCGGACTTGGGCGAGGCGCATCACGGCCTGAGCCTCTTTCTCGCGCGGCGTCGCACGCCGGAAGGGCACCCTCGCGGGAAGGTGCTGCTCAAGGCGGTCGGGAGTCCGCGCGGCGGGGCTCAGGAAGGGCGGCGCTTCGACAAGGCACGGGCGAAGCTCGAAGAGCAAGTGCGTCTCGCGACGTACCTTCAGCACCCGGGCATCCTCCGTGTTCACGATCTGCACAAGACCGAATCGGCTTGGTACGTGATCACCGACCATCCGGCCGGGCAGGATCTTGACGACCTGATGGGACTCGCGACCGAACTAGACCGATGGTTCTCGCCCTTCTTCACGCTGTACGTTGGCGCGGCAGTCGCGAGTGCCCTTGAGCATGCGCACAATACAACGGACGACAAGGGGAACCCGCTCGGTATCGTCCACCGGGCGATCGACTTGGGGCACATCTTCGTCGACTGGGAGGGTCGCGTTCAGGTCTCCGACTTCGGGCTCGCACTCTCCACACTGCCGGGCCGCGTCGCCTCCACCGTCCGCCGCCCGCAGGGAGATAGCTACTTCGCGTCGCCGGAAATGCTGCTAGGCGGCAAGGTGGATGCACGCTCGGATCTCTTCGCGCTCGGGCTCGTCATGCTCGAAATGTCCACAGGGAGGAGCCTGCTCGATACCGATATGGGTGTCTCCGACGCGGCAAAGGCGGCACTCTCGAAGAAGCAGCTCGCCCGCGTGAAGCGCGCGATCAAGCGCGCCAAACTGGCCGGGTGTGAGCCGACGATCGAGCAGACGATTTGGCGCGCGGCGACCTATACGCAGGGCGACATTGACGCGGTTACAGCGAAGCTCCCCGAGAACCTGCGCGTGCCGCTGAGCAGGCTCCTTCAGCACGACGCGGCAGCGCGCTATCAGTCGGCGGGAGAGCTGGCGACCGAGCTGCGCGGCTGGCTCTCACAGGTGGACTTTGGCAAGTCTCAAGCTGCCGCCGAGCTGAAGAAGCTGAAGGCGGACGCGGGCGCGGTCATGGTCGACTTGGAGTTGCAGCGCACGGACGACAGCGCGTCGGCCTGAGCGCCCCCCGGTGCCGGTCCCCGCTGCCCTGGGGCCGGTTGGGTCGTAGCAGCGCCCCGCCATGTTGCGTCTATGTCGCGTGAGAGCGCGGAATGGGCTGGAACGGGGCGGGACTACAGGGGATGCGGCGGGATCTCGATTCCAAGTCGTT
Encoded proteins:
- a CDS encoding LysR family transcriptional regulator → MRGSEFAELKAFAAVVERASFARAAEHLGVSPSALSQTIRLLEARLGARLLNRTTRSLAPTVTGEQLYRRIAPLLREMTEAVAEASAAAGRTRGTLRINTLGMAARQVIAPRLGRFHRAHPEVALDIVVDDALSDIVAGRFDAGIRVGVRLEKDMVAVRLTPDVKMVAVASPDYLAHRGIPRTPGDLHGHACINWRLQVDGRAYRWEFEKRGKRIELAVDGPLVTNNADVGVAAALEGLGIAYAFGHEGVDEYLARGELVRVLADWSIARPGLFLYHPSRRHFPAALRAFIDCMLDKDMPAP
- a CDS encoding aldo/keto reductase; the protein is MRTHAWGPTGWQVPVLGQGTWYLDQAHREEAIRALRRGLDLGMTHVDTAEMYGSGAVEEMVGEAISGRRDEVFLVSKVLPSNASFRGTLGACERSLERLGTDWLDCYLLHWRGKYPLEETFGAFDRLVDQGKIRSWGVSNFDVDDLEEALGFTGEGRITCNQVLYNLEERTTEYRVLPWCEDHRVSMVAYSPLGHGQFPSPSSPRGRALVQVARNHGATLRQVALAFVTRRPSLFAIPKASRVAHVEENAGAADLRLTREEISLIDEAFASEPRPELPML
- a CDS encoding TMEM175 family protein, with the translated sequence MRNPRVEQYSTTDTRRAEGFADAVFAITITLLVLELRPPEVPPGQLLAGLLHQWPSYLAYVTSYLYIAVIWLNHKHAFLRIRSMNRGLHWANLGILFTTALLPFATGVLSKAVREGDPADERTAVALYSLVGAFLCGTWVVFFRYLGHHPTLLDEGVPAEFFIQETTRAWLGVILYAAAGAFGYLVAPVIALVLFLAVPTFYAITSHGLYELGIVLRRRR
- a CDS encoding helix-turn-helix domain-containing protein — translated: MENPARTIFNSINTDQDVGRLIRTQVEDLYVDFKTKQDHAISDVDQHLQAVLSKAIAGFANADGGVIVLGVNAPQGQPPSLKLIAPLNDFEQEVNSYIPRSTSFPVAGAETKKVPFQGQAGGVVLVYVPKSDLAPHCSMKDRRYYQRIGDSFLPMEHYQIADMFGRRHQPRLVPYVEASRDINSRGGMELIVGVKNVGVAIARYVYLSVEERAQFSFSDYGISGNGHWGLPPFVGGSRLSEYRGGVDHVIHPGVALPVTKMRGAVRVDTPATLLEEYSQITIAGRVVAEGAVLKNWRVFLSRAQIQQILSGPNQSVVLDSILT
- a CDS encoding DUF2381 family protein, whose translation is MLAVVWGAAARGETPLSSRAKRERPVAVVGKADEPLPEIHVAPDAITLLWFPADIQRKTLTVDESRIRVLDTGTRSIIVQAVPDYRLEERHELGVFFADGQAPARAAFALVMDPAEVDTRIDVQRPELPTGPCPAEMQRAAPRPEDFVLKGFVNARGIPTVVVPKVADSERGFSSEPGVSYRGNGWAIVEVWIRNLSGRSPWTPRDVVLKDKAGENLHARLVTDAKGPVAPGDRVRVLAVLDRAAPSVGPVVVLEVLGDDNRSFVIPRVTLPMEGKP
- a CDS encoding serine/threonine protein kinase, with amino-acid sequence MIARLIRLPWGAVIDGWHVLKELGDGGFAVVYLAEKNGQRRAIKVARHRDASGDDKQTHARLKRELTVLSMLDHPNIVELCGHGYAEAGNFYLALEYVDGWTLGEWKERKHPTFHEILSVFVKIAEALLYMHSRGILHRDLKLANVVIRKSDGKPIIIDFSCATYTQAADLTESGLPPGTDRFRAPEQFKFLREHRDEHRARYAFQVADEIFAVGAMLYELLTDPRPTEARARETLNNPFDPPAPARDLNARVPEALSDLVESILSRDPNLRPVDTEALRRELAELEADPGADYQAPAHPPSEQRQPQPVGQKPGRWSKLRALGGRVVADVRRLGKVLAAGAVAAVVLAAVVALWMLPSAQTLPSAAPAARHTCP
- a CDS encoding serine/threonine protein kinase, coding for MSAIEFRLPKGAILFSKGGFSYEFRADLGEAHHGLSLFLARRRTPEGHPRGKVLLKAVGSPRGGAQEGRRFDKARAKLEEQVRLATYLQHPGILRVHDLHKTESAWYVITDHPAGQDLDDLMGLATELDRWFSPFFTLYVGAAVASALEHAHNTTDDKGNPLGIVHRAIDLGHIFVDWEGRVQVSDFGLALSTLPGRVASTVRRPQGDSYFASPEMLLGGKVDARSDLFALGLVMLEMSTGRSLLDTDMGVSDAAKAALSKKQLARVKRAIKRAKLAGCEPTIEQTIWRAATYTQGDIDAVTAKLPENLRVPLSRLLQHDAAARYQSAGELATELRGWLSQVDFGKSQAAAELKKLKADAGAVMVDLELQRTDDSASA